A genome region from Drosophila simulans strain w501 chromosome 2R, Prin_Dsim_3.1, whole genome shotgun sequence includes the following:
- the LOC6733803 gene encoding transitional endoplasmic reticulum ATPase TER94 isoform X3: MADSKGEDLATAILKRKDRPNRLIVEEAQNDDNSVVSLSQAKMDELQLFRGDTVILKGKRRKETVCIVLSDDTCPDEKIRMNRVVRNNLCVHLSDVVSVQSCPDVKYGKRVRILPIDETTEGVTGNLFEIYLKPYFLEAYRPIHMGDNFIVRAAMRPIEFKVVLTDPEPYCIVAPETVIFCDGDPIKREEEEESLNAVGYDDIGGCRKQLAQIKEMVELPLRHPSLFKAIGVKPPRGILMYGPPGTGKTLIARAVANETGAFFFLINGPEIMSKLAGESESNLRKAFEEAEKNSPAIIFIDEIDAIAPKRDKTHGEVERRIVSQLLTLMDGMKKSSHLIVMAATNRPNSIDPALRRFGRFDREIDIGIPDATGRLEVLRIHTKNMKLHDDVDLEQIAAESHGHVGADLASLCSEAALQQIREKMDLIDLEDDKIDAEVLASLAVTMENFRYAMTKSSPSALRETVVEVPNTTWTDIGGLESVKKELQELVQYPVEHPDKFLKFGMQPSRGVLFYGPPGCGKTLLAKAIANECQANFISVKGPELLTMWFGESEANVRDIFDKARSAAPCVLFFDELDSIAKARGGNVGDAGGAADRVINQILTEMDGMGAKKNVFIIGATNRPDIIDPAILRPGRLDQLIYIPLPDDKSREAILKANLRKSPLAKEVDLTYIAKVTQGFSGADLTEICQRACKLAIRQAIEAEIRREKERAENQNSAMDMDEDDPVPEITSAHFEEAMKFARRSVSDNDIRKYEMFAQTLQQSRGFGQNFRFPGQTGNTSGSGNNLPVNSPGDNGDDDLYS; this comes from the exons ATGGCAGATTCCAAGGG TGAAGATCTGGCTACGGCGATCCTGAAGCGCAAGGACCGTCCCAACCGACTGATTGTGGAGGAGGCTCAGAATGACGACAACTCTGTGGTGTCGCTATCGCAG GCGAAGATGGATGAGCTGCAGCTCTTCCGTGGCGACACCGTGATTCTGAAGGGCAAGCGCCGAAAGGAGACGGTGTGCATCGTGCTCTCGGACGACACCTGCCCCGACGAGAAGATCCGAATGAACCGCGTGGTGCGCAACAACCTGTGCGTCCATCTTTCGGATGTGGTTTCCGTGCAGTCCTGTCCGGACGTCAAGTACGGCAAGCGGGTGCGCATCCTGCCCATCGACGAAACCACCGAAGGCGTTACCGGCAACCTGTTCGAGATCTATCTGAAGCCGTACTTCCTAGAGGCCTATCGGCCAATCCACATGGGCGACAACTTCATTGTGCGCGCCGCCATGCGTCCAATTGAGTTCAAGGTGGTTCTGACCGACCCGGAGCCCTACTGCATCGTAGCTCCCGAGACGGTAATCTTCTGCGACGGTGATCCGATCAagcgcgaggaggaggaggagtccCTAAACGCCGTTGGCTACGATGATATCGGTGGTTGCCGCAAGCAGCTGGCCCAAATCAAGGAGATGGTTGAGTTGCCTTTGCGGCATCCATCGCTCTTCAAGGCCATCGGTGTGAAGCCACCGCGTGGTATCCTTATGTACGGTCCCCCGGGTACCGGTAAGACCCTGATTGCCAGGGCTGTGGCCAACGAGACCGGAGCCTTTTTCTTCCTGATTAACGGACCGGAGATCATGTCCAAGCTGGCCGGAGAGTCGGAATCGAATCTGCGCAAGGCCTTCGAGGAAGCCGAGAAAAACTCGCCGGCTATCATCTTCATCGATGAGATCGACGCCATTGCCCCCAAGCGAGACAAGACCCATGGCGAGGTGGAGCGTCGCATTGTGTCGCAGCTTTTGACCCTCATGGACGGCATGAAGAAGAGCTCCCATCTGATCGTTATGGCTGCCACTAACAGACCCAACTCCATTGACCCGGCCCTGCGTCGCTTTGGACGTTTTGATCGTGAGATTGACATCGGCATTCCAGATGCCACTGGTCGACTGGAGGTGCTGCGCATTCACACCAAGAACATGAAGTTGCATGATGACGTTGACCTGGAGCAGATTGCTGCCGAATCCCACGGACATGTGGGCGCTGATCTGGCTTCACTGTGCTCTGAGGCTGCCCTTCAGCAAATCCGTGAGAAGATGGACCTCATCGATTTGGAAGACGATAAGATCGATGCCGAGGTGCTGGCGTCGCTGGCCGTGACAATGGAGAACTTCCGCTACGCTATGACCAAGTCCAGTCCATCGGCACTGCGTGAAACTGTTGTGGAGGTGCCCAACACCACCTGGACAGACATCGGTGGTTTGGAGAGCGTCAAGAAGGAATTGCAGGAGCTGGTACAATACCCAGTGGAGCATCCGGACAAGTTCTTGAAGTTTGGCATGCAGCCCAGTCGTGGTGTCCTTTTCTACGGACCCCCTGGTTGCGGTAAGACGCTGCTGGCCAAGGCCATTGCCAACGAGTGCCAGGCGAACTTCATCTCAGTCAAGGGTCCCGAGCTGCTGACCATGTGGTTCGGCGAGTCTGAGGCCAACGTGCGCGACATATTCGATAAGGCCCGCTCGGCGGCTCCTTGTGTGCTCTTCTTCGACGAGCTGGACTCGATCGCCAAAGCCCGTGGCGGTAATGTCGGCGATGCTGGCGGCGCCGCTGATCGTGTGATCAACCAGATCCTTACCGAAATGGATGGCATGGGAGCCAAGAAGAATGTGTTCATCATCGGAGCCACCAATCGCCCGGACATTATCGATCCGGCCATCCTCCGTCCGGGCCGTCTGGATCAGTTGATCTATATTCCGCTGCCCGATGATAAGTCGCGTGAGGCTATCCTGAAGGCTAACTTGCGCAAGTCGCCGTTGGCCAAGGAAGTAGACCTTACCTACATCGCCAAGGTGACGCAGGGCTTCTCTGGCGCCGATCTGACCGAGATCTGCCAGCGGGCTTGCAAGCTGGCCATCCGACAGGCCATCGAGGCTGAAATTCGTCGCGAGAAGGAGCGCGCCGAAAACCAGAACTCGGCGATGGAC ATGGACGAGGACGATCCAGTGCCGGAGATTACCAGCGCCCACTTTGAGGAGGCCATGAAGTTCGCTCGCCGTTCGGTGTCCGATAATGACATCAGGAAATACGAGATGTTTGCCCAGACTTTGCAGCAGTCCCGTGGATTCGGACAGAACTTCAG ATTCCCCGGTCAAACCGGCAACACCTCAGGATCTGGTAACAACTTGCCAGTTAACTCGCCCGGCGACAACGGCGACGATGATCTTTACAGTTAG
- the LOC6733803 gene encoding transitional endoplasmic reticulum ATPase TER94 isoform X1, with product MSGGKNDKMDHDGDTRDFMRGYHSEQDEKMKPKDSFDKREDLATAILKRKDRPNRLIVEEAQNDDNSVVSLSQAKMDELQLFRGDTVILKGKRRKETVCIVLSDDTCPDEKIRMNRVVRNNLCVHLSDVVSVQSCPDVKYGKRVRILPIDETTEGVTGNLFEIYLKPYFLEAYRPIHMGDNFIVRAAMRPIEFKVVLTDPEPYCIVAPETVIFCDGDPIKREEEEESLNAVGYDDIGGCRKQLAQIKEMVELPLRHPSLFKAIGVKPPRGILMYGPPGTGKTLIARAVANETGAFFFLINGPEIMSKLAGESESNLRKAFEEAEKNSPAIIFIDEIDAIAPKRDKTHGEVERRIVSQLLTLMDGMKKSSHLIVMAATNRPNSIDPALRRFGRFDREIDIGIPDATGRLEVLRIHTKNMKLHDDVDLEQIAAESHGHVGADLASLCSEAALQQIREKMDLIDLEDDKIDAEVLASLAVTMENFRYAMTKSSPSALRETVVEVPNTTWTDIGGLESVKKELQELVQYPVEHPDKFLKFGMQPSRGVLFYGPPGCGKTLLAKAIANECQANFISVKGPELLTMWFGESEANVRDIFDKARSAAPCVLFFDELDSIAKARGGNVGDAGGAADRVINQILTEMDGMGAKKNVFIIGATNRPDIIDPAILRPGRLDQLIYIPLPDDKSREAILKANLRKSPLAKEVDLTYIAKVTQGFSGADLTEICQRACKLAIRQAIEAEIRREKERAENQNSAMDMDEDDPVPEITSAHFEEAMKFARRSVSDNDIRKYEMFAQTLQQSRGFGQNFRFPGQTGNTSGSGNNLPVNSPGDNGDDDLYS from the exons atgtCCGGCGGCAAGAACGATAAGATGGATCATGATGGGGATACCAGGGACTTTATGCGCGGATATCACAGCGAGCAGGATGAGAAGATGAAGCCGAAAGACTCGTTCGATAAGCG TGAAGATCTGGCTACGGCGATCCTGAAGCGCAAGGACCGTCCCAACCGACTGATTGTGGAGGAGGCTCAGAATGACGACAACTCTGTGGTGTCGCTATCGCAG GCGAAGATGGATGAGCTGCAGCTCTTCCGTGGCGACACCGTGATTCTGAAGGGCAAGCGCCGAAAGGAGACGGTGTGCATCGTGCTCTCGGACGACACCTGCCCCGACGAGAAGATCCGAATGAACCGCGTGGTGCGCAACAACCTGTGCGTCCATCTTTCGGATGTGGTTTCCGTGCAGTCCTGTCCGGACGTCAAGTACGGCAAGCGGGTGCGCATCCTGCCCATCGACGAAACCACCGAAGGCGTTACCGGCAACCTGTTCGAGATCTATCTGAAGCCGTACTTCCTAGAGGCCTATCGGCCAATCCACATGGGCGACAACTTCATTGTGCGCGCCGCCATGCGTCCAATTGAGTTCAAGGTGGTTCTGACCGACCCGGAGCCCTACTGCATCGTAGCTCCCGAGACGGTAATCTTCTGCGACGGTGATCCGATCAagcgcgaggaggaggaggagtccCTAAACGCCGTTGGCTACGATGATATCGGTGGTTGCCGCAAGCAGCTGGCCCAAATCAAGGAGATGGTTGAGTTGCCTTTGCGGCATCCATCGCTCTTCAAGGCCATCGGTGTGAAGCCACCGCGTGGTATCCTTATGTACGGTCCCCCGGGTACCGGTAAGACCCTGATTGCCAGGGCTGTGGCCAACGAGACCGGAGCCTTTTTCTTCCTGATTAACGGACCGGAGATCATGTCCAAGCTGGCCGGAGAGTCGGAATCGAATCTGCGCAAGGCCTTCGAGGAAGCCGAGAAAAACTCGCCGGCTATCATCTTCATCGATGAGATCGACGCCATTGCCCCCAAGCGAGACAAGACCCATGGCGAGGTGGAGCGTCGCATTGTGTCGCAGCTTTTGACCCTCATGGACGGCATGAAGAAGAGCTCCCATCTGATCGTTATGGCTGCCACTAACAGACCCAACTCCATTGACCCGGCCCTGCGTCGCTTTGGACGTTTTGATCGTGAGATTGACATCGGCATTCCAGATGCCACTGGTCGACTGGAGGTGCTGCGCATTCACACCAAGAACATGAAGTTGCATGATGACGTTGACCTGGAGCAGATTGCTGCCGAATCCCACGGACATGTGGGCGCTGATCTGGCTTCACTGTGCTCTGAGGCTGCCCTTCAGCAAATCCGTGAGAAGATGGACCTCATCGATTTGGAAGACGATAAGATCGATGCCGAGGTGCTGGCGTCGCTGGCCGTGACAATGGAGAACTTCCGCTACGCTATGACCAAGTCCAGTCCATCGGCACTGCGTGAAACTGTTGTGGAGGTGCCCAACACCACCTGGACAGACATCGGTGGTTTGGAGAGCGTCAAGAAGGAATTGCAGGAGCTGGTACAATACCCAGTGGAGCATCCGGACAAGTTCTTGAAGTTTGGCATGCAGCCCAGTCGTGGTGTCCTTTTCTACGGACCCCCTGGTTGCGGTAAGACGCTGCTGGCCAAGGCCATTGCCAACGAGTGCCAGGCGAACTTCATCTCAGTCAAGGGTCCCGAGCTGCTGACCATGTGGTTCGGCGAGTCTGAGGCCAACGTGCGCGACATATTCGATAAGGCCCGCTCGGCGGCTCCTTGTGTGCTCTTCTTCGACGAGCTGGACTCGATCGCCAAAGCCCGTGGCGGTAATGTCGGCGATGCTGGCGGCGCCGCTGATCGTGTGATCAACCAGATCCTTACCGAAATGGATGGCATGGGAGCCAAGAAGAATGTGTTCATCATCGGAGCCACCAATCGCCCGGACATTATCGATCCGGCCATCCTCCGTCCGGGCCGTCTGGATCAGTTGATCTATATTCCGCTGCCCGATGATAAGTCGCGTGAGGCTATCCTGAAGGCTAACTTGCGCAAGTCGCCGTTGGCCAAGGAAGTAGACCTTACCTACATCGCCAAGGTGACGCAGGGCTTCTCTGGCGCCGATCTGACCGAGATCTGCCAGCGGGCTTGCAAGCTGGCCATCCGACAGGCCATCGAGGCTGAAATTCGTCGCGAGAAGGAGCGCGCCGAAAACCAGAACTCGGCGATGGAC ATGGACGAGGACGATCCAGTGCCGGAGATTACCAGCGCCCACTTTGAGGAGGCCATGAAGTTCGCTCGCCGTTCGGTGTCCGATAATGACATCAGGAAATACGAGATGTTTGCCCAGACTTTGCAGCAGTCCCGTGGATTCGGACAGAACTTCAG ATTCCCCGGTCAAACCGGCAACACCTCAGGATCTGGTAACAACTTGCCAGTTAACTCGCCCGGCGACAACGGCGACGATGATCTTTACAGTTAG
- the LOC6733803 gene encoding transitional endoplasmic reticulum ATPase TER94 isoform X2, translated as MSGGKNDKMDHDGDTRDFMRGYHSEQDEKMKPKDSFDKREDLATAILKRKDRPNRLIVEEAQNDDNSVVSLSQAKMDELQLFRGDTVILKGKRRKETVCIVLSDDTCPDEKIRMNRVVRNNLCVHLSDVVSVQSCPDVKYGKRVRILPIDETTEGVTGNLFEIYLKPYFLEAYRPIHMGDNFIVRAAMRPIEFKVVLTDPEPYCIVAPETVIFCDGDPIKREEEEESLNAVGYDDIGGCRKQLAQIKEMVELPLRHPSLFKAIGVKPPRGILMYGPPGTGKTLIARAVANETGAFFFLINGPEIMSKLAGESESNLRKAFEEAEKNSPAIIFIDEIDAIAPKRDKTHGEVERRIVSQLLTLMDGMKKSSHLIVMAATNRPNSIDPALRRFGRFDREIDIGIPDATGRLEVLRIHTKNMKLHDDVDLEQIAAESHGHVGADLASLCSEAALQQIREKMDLIDLEDDKIDAEVLASLAVTMENFRYAMTKSSPSALRETVVEVPNTTWTDIGGLESVKKELQELVQYPVEHPDKFLKFGMQPSRGVLFYGPPGCGKTLLAKAIANECQANFISVKGPELLTMWFGESEANVRDIFDKARSAAPCVLFFDELDSIAKARGGNVGDAGGAADRVINQILTEMDGMGAKKNVFIIGATNRPDIIDPAILRPGRLDQLIYIPLPDDKSREAILKANLRKSPLAKEVDLTYIAKVTQGFSGADLTEICQRACKLAIRQAIEAEIRREKERAENQNSAMDDEDDPVPEITSAHFEEAMKFARRSVSDNDIRKYEMFAQTLQQSRGFGQNFRFPGQTGNTSGSGNNLPVNSPGDNGDDDLYS; from the exons atgtCCGGCGGCAAGAACGATAAGATGGATCATGATGGGGATACCAGGGACTTTATGCGCGGATATCACAGCGAGCAGGATGAGAAGATGAAGCCGAAAGACTCGTTCGATAAGCG TGAAGATCTGGCTACGGCGATCCTGAAGCGCAAGGACCGTCCCAACCGACTGATTGTGGAGGAGGCTCAGAATGACGACAACTCTGTGGTGTCGCTATCGCAG GCGAAGATGGATGAGCTGCAGCTCTTCCGTGGCGACACCGTGATTCTGAAGGGCAAGCGCCGAAAGGAGACGGTGTGCATCGTGCTCTCGGACGACACCTGCCCCGACGAGAAGATCCGAATGAACCGCGTGGTGCGCAACAACCTGTGCGTCCATCTTTCGGATGTGGTTTCCGTGCAGTCCTGTCCGGACGTCAAGTACGGCAAGCGGGTGCGCATCCTGCCCATCGACGAAACCACCGAAGGCGTTACCGGCAACCTGTTCGAGATCTATCTGAAGCCGTACTTCCTAGAGGCCTATCGGCCAATCCACATGGGCGACAACTTCATTGTGCGCGCCGCCATGCGTCCAATTGAGTTCAAGGTGGTTCTGACCGACCCGGAGCCCTACTGCATCGTAGCTCCCGAGACGGTAATCTTCTGCGACGGTGATCCGATCAagcgcgaggaggaggaggagtccCTAAACGCCGTTGGCTACGATGATATCGGTGGTTGCCGCAAGCAGCTGGCCCAAATCAAGGAGATGGTTGAGTTGCCTTTGCGGCATCCATCGCTCTTCAAGGCCATCGGTGTGAAGCCACCGCGTGGTATCCTTATGTACGGTCCCCCGGGTACCGGTAAGACCCTGATTGCCAGGGCTGTGGCCAACGAGACCGGAGCCTTTTTCTTCCTGATTAACGGACCGGAGATCATGTCCAAGCTGGCCGGAGAGTCGGAATCGAATCTGCGCAAGGCCTTCGAGGAAGCCGAGAAAAACTCGCCGGCTATCATCTTCATCGATGAGATCGACGCCATTGCCCCCAAGCGAGACAAGACCCATGGCGAGGTGGAGCGTCGCATTGTGTCGCAGCTTTTGACCCTCATGGACGGCATGAAGAAGAGCTCCCATCTGATCGTTATGGCTGCCACTAACAGACCCAACTCCATTGACCCGGCCCTGCGTCGCTTTGGACGTTTTGATCGTGAGATTGACATCGGCATTCCAGATGCCACTGGTCGACTGGAGGTGCTGCGCATTCACACCAAGAACATGAAGTTGCATGATGACGTTGACCTGGAGCAGATTGCTGCCGAATCCCACGGACATGTGGGCGCTGATCTGGCTTCACTGTGCTCTGAGGCTGCCCTTCAGCAAATCCGTGAGAAGATGGACCTCATCGATTTGGAAGACGATAAGATCGATGCCGAGGTGCTGGCGTCGCTGGCCGTGACAATGGAGAACTTCCGCTACGCTATGACCAAGTCCAGTCCATCGGCACTGCGTGAAACTGTTGTGGAGGTGCCCAACACCACCTGGACAGACATCGGTGGTTTGGAGAGCGTCAAGAAGGAATTGCAGGAGCTGGTACAATACCCAGTGGAGCATCCGGACAAGTTCTTGAAGTTTGGCATGCAGCCCAGTCGTGGTGTCCTTTTCTACGGACCCCCTGGTTGCGGTAAGACGCTGCTGGCCAAGGCCATTGCCAACGAGTGCCAGGCGAACTTCATCTCAGTCAAGGGTCCCGAGCTGCTGACCATGTGGTTCGGCGAGTCTGAGGCCAACGTGCGCGACATATTCGATAAGGCCCGCTCGGCGGCTCCTTGTGTGCTCTTCTTCGACGAGCTGGACTCGATCGCCAAAGCCCGTGGCGGTAATGTCGGCGATGCTGGCGGCGCCGCTGATCGTGTGATCAACCAGATCCTTACCGAAATGGATGGCATGGGAGCCAAGAAGAATGTGTTCATCATCGGAGCCACCAATCGCCCGGACATTATCGATCCGGCCATCCTCCGTCCGGGCCGTCTGGATCAGTTGATCTATATTCCGCTGCCCGATGATAAGTCGCGTGAGGCTATCCTGAAGGCTAACTTGCGCAAGTCGCCGTTGGCCAAGGAAGTAGACCTTACCTACATCGCCAAGGTGACGCAGGGCTTCTCTGGCGCCGATCTGACCGAGATCTGCCAGCGGGCTTGCAAGCTGGCCATCCGACAGGCCATCGAGGCTGAAATTCGTCGCGAGAAGGAGCGCGCCGAAAACCAGAACTCGGCGATGGAC GACGAGGACGATCCAGTGCCGGAGATTACCAGCGCCCACTTTGAGGAGGCCATGAAGTTCGCTCGCCGTTCGGTGTCCGATAATGACATCAGGAAATACGAGATGTTTGCCCAGACTTTGCAGCAGTCCCGTGGATTCGGACAGAACTTCAG ATTCCCCGGTCAAACCGGCAACACCTCAGGATCTGGTAACAACTTGCCAGTTAACTCGCCCGGCGACAACGGCGACGATGATCTTTACAGTTAG